A single Methanocaldococcus bathoardescens DNA region contains:
- a CDS encoding 50S ribosomal protein L11, which translates to MAKEVVEVLVTGGRATAGPPLGPAIGPLGVNVMQVVKEINEKTKDYEGMQVPVKVIVDTETRKFEIEVGIPPTTALIKKELGIETAAHEPRHEVVGNLTMEQVVKIAKMKMDSMLSYTLKNAVKEVLGTCGSMGVTVEGKDPKEVQKEVDAGVYDEYFKEE; encoded by the coding sequence ATGGCTAAGGAAGTTGTTGAGGTATTAGTTACTGGAGGTAGAGCAACAGCAGGGCCACCATTAGGACCTGCAATTGGGCCTTTAGGAGTTAACGTCATGCAGGTTGTTAAGGAAATTAACGAAAAAACAAAGGACTATGAAGGAATGCAAGTCCCAGTTAAAGTTATAGTTGATACTGAAACAAGAAAGTTTGAAATTGAAGTTGGTATTCCACCAACAACTGCTTTAATTAAAAAAGAGTTGGGAATTGAAACAGCCGCTCACGAACCAAGACATGAAGTTGTTGGAAACTTGACAATGGAGCAAGTTGTTAAAATAGCTAAAATGAAAATGGATTCAATGCTCTCCTATACATTAAAAAATGCTGTAAAAGAAGTTTTAGGAACCTGTGGTTCAATGGGAGTAACAGTTGAAGGAAAAGATCCTAAAGAAGTTCAAAAAGAAGTTGATGCTGGAGTTTATGACGAATACTTTAAAGAAGAATAA
- a CDS encoding transcription elongation factor Spt5 has product MIFAVRTMVGQEKNIAGLMASRAEKEQLDVYSILASESLKGYVLVEAETKGDVEELIKGMPRVRGIVPGTVAIEEIEPLLTPKKIIENIEKGDVVEIIAGPFKGERAKVIRVDKNKEEVTLELENAAVPIPITLSVEGVKIVSKHKD; this is encoded by the coding sequence ATGATTTTTGCAGTTAGAACTATGGTTGGTCAGGAAAAGAATATAGCTGGATTGATGGCAAGTAGGGCTGAAAAAGAGCAGTTAGATGTTTATTCAATATTAGCTTCAGAGTCTTTAAAAGGATATGTTTTAGTTGAGGCAGAGACAAAAGGAGATGTTGAGGAATTAATAAAAGGAATGCCAAGAGTTAGAGGAATAGTTCCAGGAACAGTTGCTATTGAAGAAATAGAGCCATTATTAACTCCAAAGAAAATTATTGAAAATATTGAGAAAGGAGATGTCGTTGAAATCATTGCTGGGCCGTTTAAAGGAGAGAGGGCAAAGGTTATTAGAGTTGATAAGAATAAAGAGGAAGTTACATTGGAACTTGAGAATGCTGCCGTTCCTATACCAATAACCTTATCTGTTGAAGGTGTTAAAATAGTTTCAAAGCATAAAGATTAA
- a CDS encoding protein translocase SEC61 complex subunit gamma: MEANFNQKIEQIKEFIEECRRVWLVLKKPTKDEFLSVAKVTALGISLLGIIGYIIHVPATYIKGLLKPPTTPRV, from the coding sequence ATGGAAGCAAATTTTAATCAAAAAATAGAACAAATTAAAGAATTTATTGAAGAATGTAGAAGAGTTTGGTTAGTTTTGAAAAAGCCCACAAAAGATGAATTTTTATCTGTTGCTAAAGTTACAGCTTTAGGGATATCTTTATTAGGGATTATTGGCTATATAATTCACGTCCCAGCAACATACATTAAAGGTCTATTAAAACCTCCTACAACTCCAAGAGTATAA
- the ftsZ gene encoding cell division protein FtsZ: MKFLKNVLEEGSKLEEFNELELSPEDKELLEYLQQTKAKITVVGCGGAGNNTITRLMLEGIEGAKTVALNTDAQQLIRTKADKKILIGKKLTRGLGAGGNPKIGEEAAKESAEEIKAAIQDSDMVFITCGLGGGTGTGSAPVVAEISKKIGALTVAVVTLPFAMEGKVRMKNAMEGLERLKQHTDTLVVIPNEKLFDIVPNMPLKLAFKVADEVLINAVKGLVELITKDGLINVDFADVKAVMSNGGLAMIGIGESDSEKRAKEAINMALNSPLLDVDIDGATGALIHIMGPEDLTLDEAKDVVATVSSRLDPNATIIWGATIDENLENTVRVLLVVTGVQSRVEFGETGLKRKKTDLLNIPKI, translated from the coding sequence GTGAAATTTCTAAAAAATGTTTTAGAGGAAGGAAGTAAATTAGAGGAGTTTAATGAATTAGAATTATCTCCAGAAGATAAGGAGTTATTGGAATATTTGCAACAAACTAAAGCAAAGATTACTGTAGTCGGTTGTGGTGGAGCTGGAAATAACACTATCACAAGATTAATGTTAGAAGGTATAGAAGGAGCTAAAACAGTTGCTCTTAATACAGATGCCCAGCAATTAATTAGAACAAAAGCTGATAAAAAGATTTTAATTGGTAAAAAATTAACAAGAGGTCTTGGAGCTGGAGGTAATCCAAAAATTGGTGAAGAGGCAGCGAAAGAAAGTGCTGAAGAGATTAAAGCAGCAATTCAAGATTCAGATATGGTATTTATCACCTGCGGGTTGGGTGGAGGAACAGGGACTGGTTCAGCTCCTGTTGTAGCTGAGATCTCTAAGAAGATAGGAGCTTTAACTGTTGCTGTAGTTACCCTACCATTTGCTATGGAAGGAAAAGTTAGAATGAAGAATGCAATGGAAGGTTTGGAAAGATTAAAGCAACATACTGACACATTGGTTGTTATTCCAAATGAAAAATTATTTGATATAGTTCCTAACATGCCATTAAAATTAGCATTTAAAGTAGCTGATGAAGTTTTAATTAACGCTGTAAAGGGGTTAGTTGAATTAATTACTAAAGATGGATTAATTAATGTCGATTTTGCTGATGTCAAAGCTGTAATGAGCAATGGAGGCTTAGCAATGATTGGTATTGGTGAAAGCGATAGCGAGAAAAGGGCTAAAGAAGCTATTAACATGGCATTAAACTCTCCACTATTAGATGTTGACATAGATGGAGCTACTGGGGCTCTAATACATATAATGGGTCCTGAAGATTTAACATTGGATGAAGCTAAAGATGTTGTTGCTACAGTATCTTCAAGATTAGACCCAAATGCTACAATAATATGGGGAGCTACAATAGATGAGAACTTAGAAAATACTGTAAGAGTTTTATTGGTTGTTACTGGAGTTCAGTCAAGAGTTGAATTTGGAGAAACTGGACTTAAAAGGAAAAAAACTGATTTACTAAATATTCCAAAAATCTAA
- a CDS encoding DNA topoisomerase IV subunit A, with product MVKLPAISKKPREIAKQKIIELAKKMYDDLMRGKRPKITMPIRSLSNAVFDKEKGSFTLVGKEKARTLTVNQAKIFAQTTKMLEFAKQLLESNDFSTLREAYYVSKNWGEARFDDQQASNNVIEDLEAALGVLREHLGFIPEEDGSSVVGPLKIIEETPEGELVVDCSKLGTGAYNIPNDVTKLNLETDADFILAIETSGMFARLNAERFWDKHNCILVSLKGVPARATRRFIKRLHEEHDLPVLVFTDGDPYGYLNIYRTLKVGSGKAIHLADKLSIPAARLIGVTPQDIVDYDLPTHPLKEQDIKRIKDGLKNDDFVRSFPEWQKALKQMLDMGVRAEQQSLAKYGLKYVVNTYLPEKIKDESTWLP from the coding sequence ATGGTTAAACTTCCTGCCATATCAAAAAAACCAAGAGAAATTGCAAAACAAAAAATTATTGAATTGGCTAAAAAGATGTATGATGATTTAATGAGGGGTAAAAGACCAAAAATAACAATGCCAATTAGAAGTTTATCTAATGCTGTATTTGATAAAGAGAAGGGTTCATTCACTTTGGTAGGTAAAGAAAAGGCAAGAACATTAACTGTAAATCAGGCGAAGATTTTTGCACAAACAACTAAGATGTTGGAATTTGCTAAGCAGTTATTAGAAAGTAATGATTTTTCAACATTAAGGGAAGCTTATTACGTCTCAAAAAACTGGGGGGAAGCAAGATTTGATGACCAACAAGCATCAAACAATGTTATTGAGGATTTAGAAGCGGCTTTAGGAGTGTTGAGGGAGCATCTTGGATTTATTCCTGAAGAAGATGGTTCCTCAGTAGTTGGGCCGTTAAAAATTATTGAAGAAACACCAGAAGGAGAGCTTGTTGTTGATTGCTCAAAGTTGGGAACTGGAGCTTATAATATCCCAAATGATGTAACAAAATTAAATCTTGAGACAGATGCTGACTTTATATTGGCAATAGAAACATCTGGTATGTTTGCAAGGTTGAATGCAGAGAGATTTTGGGACAAGCATAACTGTATATTGGTTTCATTAAAAGGAGTCCCAGCGAGAGCTACAAGAAGGTTTATAAAAAGGCTTCATGAAGAACACGACTTACCTGTTTTAGTATTTACTGACGGAGACCCTTATGGGTATTTAAATATTTATAGAACTCTAAAAGTTGGAAGTGGTAAGGCAATACACTTAGCTGATAAATTATCAATTCCTGCAGCGAGGCTGATTGGAGTTACTCCACAAGATATTGTTGATTATGATTTACCAACACATCCATTAAAAGAGCAAGATATTAAGAGAATAAAAGATGGATTAAAGAATGATGACTTTGTGAGAAGTTTTCCAGAATGGCAGAAAGCTTTAAAGCAGATGCTTGATATGGGAGTGAGAGCAGAACAGCAGTCTTTAGCTAAGTATGGTTTAAAGTATGTTGTTAATACTTATTTACCTGAAAAAATTAAGGATGAAAGCACATGGCTACCATAA
- a CDS encoding NifB/NifX family molybdenum-iron cluster-binding protein — protein sequence MKIAVSMDVDKISDSFEDCEYFLIVRIEDNEIKGTKVIFNDESGQKSIIKEKVSAIICKSINEENYKKFSKKMEIYYAEGNDVDKNVSLFVEGKLNKITIP from the coding sequence ATGAAAATAGCTGTTTCAATGGATGTTGATAAAATTAGCGATAGTTTTGAAGATTGTGAGTATTTTTTAATTGTTAGAATAGAAGATAATGAAATTAAGGGAACAAAAGTTATTTTCAATGATGAAAGTGGGCAAAAATCTATTATAAAAGAAAAGGTCAGTGCAATTATATGTAAAAGTATAAATGAAGAAAATTACAAAAAATTTAGTAAAAAAATGGAAATTTATTATGCTGAAGGAAATGATGTTGATAAAAATGTCTCTTTATTCGTTGAAGGAAAACTAAATAAAATAACTATTCCATAA
- a CDS encoding NCS2 family permease translates to MKFIERYFEFEKYGTNLKVETLAGITTFMTMAYIIFVNPQILSTAGMDFGAVMVATCIASAIATLTMGLYARYPFALAPGMGLNAYFTYGVCLGMGIDWRVALGAVFISGVLFIILTLTKIRTWIFNVIPNAIKYGTAVGIGLFIAFIGLKSAGIIVDSEATLVTLGNLMEPSTLLALFGIFLTSILVSRNVIGAILIGIIVTSLIGMILGISPFPEGIFSMPPSIAPTFLQLDIMGALNLGLLTIVLAFFFVDMFDTLGTLSALSSQAGYLDKDGKLPRVEKALMADATGTVVGSLLGTSTVTTYIESASGIALGGRTGFVSVVVAVLFLLSLFFYPVVKAIPPYATAAALVIVGALMMKSIKNINFDDYTEAIPAFITILTIPLTFSIATGLALGFITYPILKVFTGRWKEVHWLVYVLAIIFALRFVYLAG, encoded by the coding sequence ATGAAATTTATTGAAAGATACTTTGAATTTGAAAAATATGGGACTAATCTAAAAGTAGAGACTCTTGCAGGAATAACAACATTTATGACAATGGCATATATAATCTTTGTTAATCCACAAATTTTAAGCACTGCTGGGATGGATTTTGGGGCAGTTATGGTCGCTACATGTATAGCATCAGCAATAGCCACATTAACCATGGGTTTATATGCAAGATACCCATTTGCCTTAGCTCCAGGGATGGGGCTTAACGCTTACTTCACTTACGGTGTTTGTTTGGGAATGGGTATTGATTGGAGAGTTGCGTTAGGTGCTGTTTTTATCTCTGGAGTGTTGTTTATAATCTTAACATTAACAAAAATAAGGACATGGATTTTTAATGTTATACCAAATGCTATAAAATATGGAACTGCTGTTGGTATTGGTTTATTTATTGCATTTATTGGGTTGAAGAGTGCAGGTATTATAGTTGATAGTGAAGCTACGTTAGTTACATTAGGGAATTTAATGGAACCATCCACACTGTTGGCATTGTTTGGAATATTTTTAACATCAATCTTAGTCAGTAGAAATGTAATTGGGGCTATTTTAATTGGGATTATAGTAACTTCACTTATAGGAATGATTTTAGGAATTTCACCATTCCCAGAAGGAATATTTTCAATGCCTCCTTCAATTGCACCAACATTCTTGCAGTTAGATATAATGGGGGCTTTAAACTTAGGACTTTTAACAATTGTCTTAGCATTCTTCTTTGTTGATATGTTTGATACCTTAGGGACTTTAAGTGCATTATCTTCACAAGCTGGATATTTAGATAAAGATGGAAAACTGCCAAGAGTTGAAAAGGCATTAATGGCAGATGCTACTGGAACTGTTGTTGGCTCTCTATTGGGAACCTCAACAGTAACAACCTATATAGAATCTGCAAGTGGTATTGCACTTGGAGGAAGAACAGGTTTTGTTTCAGTAGTTGTAGCAGTGCTGTTTTTACTATCTTTATTCTTCTACCCAGTAGTTAAGGCAATTCCACCTTATGCTACAGCAGCAGCTCTTGTTATTGTAGGAGCTTTAATGATGAAATCTATAAAGAATATTAATTTTGATGATTATACAGAGGCGATTCCTGCATTTATAACAATATTAACAATTCCTTTAACATTCAGTATAGCTACAGGGCTTGCTTTAGGATTTATTACTTATCCAATCTTGAAGGTATTTACTGGAAGATGGAAAGAGGTTCACTGGCTTGTATATGTCTTAGCTATAATATTTGCACTGAGATTTGTGTATCTTGCAGGGTAA
- a CDS encoding selenocysteine-specific translation elongation factor encodes MEGLTVGLFGHVEGVGKELGKKGTSTDITLYNYKQGDKAICYVEPTRYPDRINPLIYAINMMDYALVFIDEITGELGETLLALDMFGINRGAFVVGDYVDLDMLKNIISQTSMKDFEILEKDFINIREKMVNLNVDRDYDGVVKIPIDHYFTVRSVGTVILGKVETGTVKVHDNLRAYPTDKTVMVRSIQIHDNDFKEAKAGNRVGLALKGITTDELDRGMILSNGELKVAKEIEVDINWNPFMQKTVKEGENYQIIVGLQSVSCNVEEVNNNKIKLSLQKEIAYDVGDKLCLVDGSAKIRILGVGKL; translated from the coding sequence ATGGAAGGTTTAACAGTAGGATTATTTGGGCATGTTGAAGGTGTTGGAAAAGAGTTAGGGAAAAAAGGGACATCAACAGATATAACATTATACAATTACAAGCAAGGGGATAAAGCTATTTGCTATGTTGAGCCCACAAGATATCCAGATAGGATAAACCCCCTAATCTATGCAATAAACATGATGGATTACGCTTTAGTTTTTATTGATGAGATTACAGGAGAGTTAGGGGAGACACTTTTAGCATTGGATATGTTTGGAATAAATAGAGGAGCTTTTGTTGTTGGAGATTATGTTGATTTAGACATGTTGAAAAATATAATATCTCAAACATCAATGAAAGATTTTGAAATCTTAGAGAAAGATTTTATAAACATTAGAGAAAAGATGGTTAATTTAAATGTGGATAGAGATTATGATGGAGTTGTTAAAATTCCAATAGACCACTACTTTACAGTTAGGAGTGTTGGAACAGTCATATTAGGAAAAGTTGAAACTGGGACAGTAAAAGTTCATGATAACCTAAGGGCTTATCCAACAGACAAAACAGTGATGGTTAGAAGTATTCAAATCCACGATAATGATTTTAAAGAGGCGAAAGCTGGGAATAGAGTAGGTTTAGCTTTAAAAGGAATAACTACAGATGAGTTGGATAGAGGAATGATATTATCAAATGGTGAGTTAAAAGTTGCTAAGGAAATTGAGGTGGATATTAATTGGAATCCATTCATGCAAAAAACAGTAAAAGAAGGAGAAAATTACCAAATAATTGTTGGTTTGCAAAGTGTTTCTTGCAATGTTGAAGAAGTAAATAACAACAAAATAAAGCTTTCTTTACAAAAGGAAATAGCTTATGATGTTGGAGATAAGTTATGTTTAGTTGATGGTAGTGCAAAAATTAGAATATTGGGTGTTGGAAAATTATAG
- a CDS encoding LAGLIDADG family homing endonuclease, whose amino-acid sequence MVNLKELSQKEILELIDYVRLLRKQNFSYSQISKKIEVERDIKISKSTIIRWCKNTNSPFNKIKFLDLSLSPEISYIIGVYFGDANIYYRKKTGTYYFRIKVVDKDFAEVVKNSLIKIGLNPTIIYVEEKTRSNRWHVEASSKSLYKFLNQNKEELFKIAEKYPEDFLRGFFDSEGYITSNKIALENYNLELLEFSKELLKKLDIHSTIHIAKKKGTESNIRGEIYHYKDDFYRLSIHRKESVKNFAIKVSFSIKRKREKLQKFLESMDKH is encoded by the coding sequence ATGGTTAATCTTAAAGAACTTTCTCAAAAAGAGATATTGGAACTTATAGATTATGTTAGATTACTAAGGAAGCAAAATTTTAGCTATTCTCAAATATCTAAAAAGATTGAAGTTGAGAGAGATATTAAAATTTCTAAATCTACGATTATTAGATGGTGTAAAAATACAAACAGCCCTTTCAATAAAATAAAATTTTTGGATTTATCTCTATCTCCTGAGATTTCTTATATAATTGGTGTCTATTTTGGAGATGCCAACATTTATTATAGAAAAAAGACAGGAACTTACTATTTTAGAATTAAAGTTGTTGATAAGGACTTTGCAGAAGTCGTTAAAAACAGTTTAATAAAAATCGGATTAAATCCAACAATTATCTATGTGGAGGAGAAAACAAGAAGTAATAGATGGCATGTTGAAGCAAGTAGTAAAAGTTTGTATAAGTTTTTAAATCAAAATAAGGAAGAGCTTTTTAAAATAGCTGAAAAATATCCTGAAGATTTTTTAAGAGGATTTTTTGATAGTGAGGGATACATTACTTCAAATAAAATAGCATTAGAAAATTATAATTTAGAACTTTTGGAATTTTCAAAAGAGCTGTTAAAAAAGTTAGATATACATTCAACAATCCACATAGCAAAGAAAAAAGGAACTGAATCAAATATTAGAGGTGAAATTTACCATTATAAAGACGATTTTTATAGATTGTCAATCCATAGAAAAGAATCTGTTAAGAACTTTGCTATAAAAGTCAGTTTCTCTATAAAAAGAAAACGAGAAAAACTCCAAAAATTCTTGGAATCTATGGATAAACATTAA
- a CDS encoding phosphomannomutase/phosphoglucomutase, whose protein sequence is MVFKAYDIRGVYDKDLDENFAYSLGKCIGKKFENKKILVGNDVRIGSKKLLPYFIVGLKEYADVFYAGTISTPLMYFGTKGKYDLGVILTASHNPPEYTGFKMCDKEAIPLSPIEEIKPIFKKYDLTESVKEEIKNLNLDDFKVDIVNDYKKFFLKRCDISDKKIAVDFANGATTIAEKEILSELFDNAIFINDYPDGSFPAHQPDTLKMECLKDIIKAVKENNCDLGLIFDGDGDRLGIVDENGNVLRGDILTAIMAEKILKEKPKAKIVYDLRCSKIVPEIIEKFGGIPIKSRVGHYFIKKLMHEIDAEFAGELSNHFYFKEIGYFESPLLALNYILKAMDEENKTLSELNKEFNKYPHSGEINFRVKDQKYIMEKIKEHFKDCKLEELDGISIYCKNFWFNLRPSNTEPLLRLNLEAGAEEIMLEKVNEIKNLIEKLDKSLEL, encoded by the coding sequence ATGGTATTTAAAGCTTATGATATTAGAGGGGTTTATGATAAAGATTTGGATGAAAACTTTGCCTATTCCCTAGGAAAATGTATTGGTAAAAAATTTGAAAATAAAAAAATATTAGTTGGAAATGATGTAAGAATTGGTTCCAAAAAACTTCTACCATATTTTATTGTTGGTTTAAAGGAATATGCTGATGTATTTTATGCAGGAACTATCTCAACACCTCTAATGTATTTTGGAACTAAAGGGAAGTATGATTTAGGAGTTATATTGACAGCTTCTCATAACCCACCTGAATACACTGGCTTTAAGATGTGTGATAAAGAAGCTATCCCTCTATCACCAATAGAAGAAATAAAACCAATATTCAAAAAATATGATTTAACAGAAAGTGTAAAAGAAGAAATTAAAAATCTAAACTTAGATGATTTTAAGGTTGATATTGTAAATGATTATAAAAAGTTCTTTTTGAAGAGATGCGATATATCTGATAAAAAAATAGCTGTTGATTTTGCCAATGGAGCTACAACAATAGCTGAGAAAGAGATTTTAAGTGAGTTGTTTGATAATGCTATCTTTATAAATGATTATCCTGACGGCTCTTTCCCTGCTCATCAGCCAGATACATTAAAGATGGAATGCTTAAAAGATATAATAAAGGCAGTTAAAGAAAATAACTGTGATTTAGGTTTAATTTTTGATGGAGATGGAGATAGATTAGGGATTGTTGATGAAAATGGAAATGTTTTGAGAGGAGATATATTAACAGCTATAATGGCAGAAAAAATTTTAAAAGAAAAGCCAAAAGCTAAGATAGTTTATGATTTAAGATGTTCTAAAATAGTTCCAGAAATTATTGAAAAATTTGGAGGAATACCAATAAAAAGTAGAGTTGGGCACTATTTCATTAAAAAATTAATGCATGAAATAGATGCTGAATTTGCTGGAGAGCTAAGTAATCATTTTTACTTTAAAGAAATTGGTTATTTTGAGAGTCCATTGTTAGCTTTAAACTATATTTTAAAAGCTATGGATGAAGAAAACAAAACATTGTCTGAGCTAAATAAGGAATTCAATAAATATCCTCACAGTGGGGAGATAAACTTCAGAGTCAAAGACCAAAAATACATCATGGAAAAAATAAAGGAGCATTTTAAAGATTGTAAGCTTGAAGAGTTGGATGGAATATCTATTTATTGTAAAAACTTCTGGTTTAATTTAAGACCTTCTAACACTGAACCATTGTTAAGGTTAAATTTAGAAGCAGGTGCTGAAGAAATCATGTTAGAAAAAGTAAATGAGATTAAAAACTTGATTGAAAAACTCGATAAATCCTTAGAACTCTAA